In Halobacterium noricense, the genomic stretch GGAGTTCCTTGTTGCTCGTACTCCAAGCCGCATCAGCTTGCTCGCTGATCCAGTTGACTGACCGTGGTTCGCGAAGCGTCTCGGCGACCGCCCGAATGCGGTCGCGGGCACTCATCGACTCAGTCCACGACTGGACGCTATTCCGTGGGGATTCAGGCATGCTTGGCACCCTAGTCCTGACTGCGATACGGGAGTGTTGTCACGTCGAACGCATCGTAGTGGCGGTCGTACGTAAGGATGTGATCGACCCCTAAGGCGTCCATATGGGCTGCAACAGTGAAATCGGTGAGTGACGCATCCAGATCCGTCCACTCAACGAACGTTGCTTTGGCGTCATCGAAAACGTCCTTGGAGACGGATTCGAACTGATAGAGCGTGCTCTCATCGAGCGTCGTCAGGAACGAGGCTGCGTTCCGCATCGACGCCTGTTTTTTCAGCCGCGTGGCGGCCTCGTCGACGATGTGATCGTTGACGATGAGGCGACGATAGGGGAGGTCACCGTCGCGGACAAAGGTCATGAACGCCCGCGAGACTGCGTGCATCTGATCTTGTGGGTTGAACAATGCGTACAGGAACTTCGGCCCGACGACGACCTGGTGACGGACGTGCCCCGGGCGAAAATGCTCGGCTGTGACCGTGCCGATCGGGGTTTCGACTGGTTCAGCCATCCGAATTCAGGATTGTGCCGACGGGTCGTCGGCGAGCGTGAACGATTCGTCGCTCCCATGCCACTCGTCGACGAGATCCTCTTCTTCGCGGGCGTCCGTCGCCGCCGACGCTGGGAGCGATTCGTCCTCGAGGTCGTCGAGGACTGTGAACGCCGGGTCGTTCGGGTCAGCCTGCTGCTGGCGTTCGATCCACTCGAGAAGCGCCTCGTGGCCGGCTTCCTTGAGCGAGAGGCCGTGCTCTCGCGCGAACTCCCGGAAGCGTTCGTATTCGTCCTCGTTCAGTTCTGTTTGCACGTGCTTGGTGTCGTTGCTGCTCATAGGGACCCCAGTTGCTACTCCCATCTACTTGCTCATGAAGTATAAGATGTTCGCATAAGATAGTTCATGGCTCATACTCAAACGGGAGACAGGGCGGACTACTGGCCCTGACGTTGAAATACGAATCCGGGACAAACCACACCAACCGATGCGTGATCGCTATCTGGATTTCGAGGAACTGCGGCCGACCGGTGAGGCGTCCCACATTCCGGACACGAGGCTGGACGACGGGTGTGAAAGTGACCCTCGGCGGCAACGCGTCGCGACGAGCGCTGGTGACTACCCTGATGCGCCGACGGCCGCCGATGGCGAGTGCCGGTCCTGTGGGGCGTCAGTCCCAGCCGGCCAGACGAAATGCCGGTTCTGTCTCAGCAACCATCTCGGGAGTGACGCCACTAGCACGAACGAGACAGCGTCGACGACGTGCCTCGGCATCGTCCACCTGGTCGTCGAGTCGACCACGTTCTACGGCGCCGTCGCGAAGGGCGGCGCCGCGGCGAACCTCCTCTCCGCCAACGACGCGGAGCCGGCCGTCGACGACTACACGCTCATCTACGATCTCGACGAGGCGCCGGCGCGCCAGCTGGTCGAGCAATGGCCCTCACTCCCCGGCGCGGTACAGGTGGCGTCAGCAGAGGGAGAGCGGCTTCTCAGTGCCGCCCGTGACCGAACTGGATGGAACGGGCAGGAAGCGTCGGAGCGTCAGGAGCAGGCCCCGACGCGGCTCTACGACCAGCGTGGGGACGGCATCCGCGACGCGTCGCGTCTCGACGCGGTCCTCGACGACGCCGACGACGCGGTGTGGCTGGTTCCAGCGATAGCGCTGACCGAATCTACTGGCGAGGCTGCAGCTGATCGCCAGGCGATGTCGGTACCGACGACGCAGGAACTCGAGTGTCAAACCTGTGGACGGGCGACCGACCATCAGTTCAAGACCCACGAGTCGGTCCCGGATGAGGCGTGGACGGGACAACCGATCTGGGAGTGTCGGGTGTGTGGCTCGGCTCGCTACGGCCCCAGCAAAGCGGGTCAGGACTCGTCTTAACCAACATAGCGACACAGAAACACACCAATGTTGGTTAACGAGCAGGCCCCGTCCGACAGCTACCCGCAGCCGGAGAGGTTTCTCTGCGCCGTGAATCGGCGAGGCGCTTCAAATGGATCCACGCAACACACCCGGATATCGACTGCATCGCTCACTCACCAATCTCAAACGCATCGAGACGGCCGGACTCGACAACGCAGATCAGGAGCGGATCGAGGCAGCGAGAGCTCTCCTGCAAGACGTGAGTCTGCTCTCCCAGCCGGAAGACAGCGGGGACGCCAATACGCAGGTCGAGTCCTGAGCGGCGTCGCAGCGCGGGATTTGGCTGGATCGCCTCGGAGAGTGTTTATCGGCCCCAAGAAGGGTGCGGGGCGGACCAGTCGTGGACGGTTTCGGTGGGGCAAACCAGATGCGGGCGCGTTCGACAGCGCGCTGGTGGGGCGACCAAGACGACCAGTCAGTATCAGAGGGTGATGAGTCGTGACTGAACTCACAAAAACGCTGGAACTGAAGCTGGTAGACCCGAACGCTCACAAACGGGAGAAGTTCCGTGAGACGCGGGCGGCCTACCAGCAGGCGCTCCAAGAGGCCTTCGACGCCGACTGTACCACTCTGGGGGAAGCGAACGACATCGTGGGTGACTATCAGCTGAGCGGTTACGCAAAGAATGCCCTGAAGCGGTATGTCCCGCAGCTAACGACGACCTATGGGGCAAATGAACTCAGTGACGATCACCCTGTCCGCTTCACCAACGAGGGGGTGAAGATCGACCACAAGCCCGAAAACACAATCGAGTGGTACGTCAAAATCCCACACCACGAGGATTACCACCTCTGGGTACCAGCACAGCCGAACCCCGAGCAACGGGACTGGCTTGAAGCCGTAATCGCTGGTGACGCAGACGTGGGGGAAGGTCGTTTGCTCAAGCGGGAGGGAACGTGGTATTTCCATCTCATCGCGACCCGTGACATCCCGCTCAACTCCGAGGTTCCTCCCGAACAACGTACACCCATCGGCGTCGATATCGGGGAGGCAAGTCTCGTCACGGTGTGTCACCGCGACGAGCATGGGTCCCCGACAAACCCTGAGCTCTGGACGGATGAGGGGAGGACTGTTCGTCGCCTCCGCAAGCGCTACTTCACCACGATGCGGCGACTCCAAAGTCGCGAGAGCGAACGGATTGCAGACACCTTCGGCGACGAGTTGTGGGCGCAAATCGACGATATCCTCCACACCGTCACCAGGGGAGTGGTGGAGTACGCTGAGTCAGTCGAGGCGCCGGTTCTCGTGCTCGAGGATCTCACCTACATCCAGGAGTCGATG encodes the following:
- a CDS encoding type II toxin-antitoxin system VapC family toxin is translated as MAEPVETPIGTVTAEHFRPGHVRHQVVVGPKFLYALFNPQDQMHAVSRAFMTFVRDGDLPYRRLIVNDHIVDEAATRLKKQASMRNAASFLTTLDESTLYQFESVSKDVFDDAKATFVEWTDLDASLTDFTVAAHMDALGVDHILTYDRHYDAFDVTTLPYRSQD
- a CDS encoding biosurfactant protein 1 codes for the protein MRDRYLDFEELRPTGEASHIPDTRLDDGCESDPRRQRVATSAGDYPDAPTAADGECRSCGASVPAGQTKCRFCLSNHLGSDATSTNETASTTCLGIVHLVVESTTFYGAVAKGGAAANLLSANDAEPAVDDYTLIYDLDEAPARQLVEQWPSLPGAVQVASAEGERLLSAARDRTGWNGQEASERQEQAPTRLYDQRGDGIRDASRLDAVLDDADDAVWLVPAIALTESTGEAAADRQAMSVPTTQELECQTCGRATDHQFKTHESVPDEAWTGQPIWECRVCGSARYGPSKAGQDSS
- a CDS encoding RNA-guided endonuclease InsQ/TnpB family protein; translation: MTELTKTLELKLVDPNAHKREKFRETRAAYQQALQEAFDADCTTLGEANDIVGDYQLSGYAKNALKRYVPQLTTTYGANELSDDHPVRFTNEGVKIDHKPENTIEWYVKIPHHEDYHLWVPAQPNPEQRDWLEAVIAGDADVGEGRLLKREGTWYFHLIATRDIPLNSEVPPEQRTPIGVDIGEASLVTVCHRDEHGSPTNPELWTDEGRTVRRLRKRYFTTMRRLQSRESERIADTFGDELWAQIDDILHTVTRGVVEYAESVEAPVLVLEDLTYIQESMDYGDYMNRRLHGWGFAKLHAQITYKAVERGIPVATVDPRNTSQECHACGEGGTRPQQATFKCSNDACWIEEYQADINAALNIADRYLSGESRSREHENDDDSAEDGASLTGPQDSQADAETQQATLGTYAS